In Macrobrachium rosenbergii isolate ZJJX-2024 chromosome 4, ASM4041242v1, whole genome shotgun sequence, one genomic interval encodes:
- the LOC136836473 gene encoding uncharacterized protein, producing the protein MKTLVLVAVIASFCIANGVADPEAEADPGFNRGFYNRGFGSHLGGFSSFGHRRWRRSADPEPEATAVADAEPEPEASPSFGQYGFGHRPFGSSFGFHRRWRRSADPEADAEPEPEAPSLDTIFGTQVLGHLRTMEA; encoded by the exons ATGAAGACGCTG GTACTTGTTGCAGTGATTGCCTCTTTCTGCATTGCAAATGGCGTTGCTGACCCAGAGGCAGAAGCTGATCCAGGTTTCAACCGCGGATTCTACAACCGTGGCTTCGGCTCTCATTTGGGAGGATTTTCCTCATTTGGCCACCGACGCTGGAGGCGAAGTGCCGATCCAGAGCCTGAGGCCACAGCCGTAGCTGATGCAGAGCCTGAACCCGAAGCTTCTCCATCTTTCGGTCAGTATGGCTTTGGACACAGGCCTTTTGGCTCATCCTTCGGATTCCACAGACGCTGGAGGCGTAGCGCTGATCCAGAGGCTGATGCAGAGCCTGAACCCGAAGCTCCATCTTTGGACACCATCTTTGGGACACAGGTTTTGGGTCACCTTCGGACCATGGAGGCTTGA
- the LOC136830080 gene encoding uncharacterized protein codes for MKTLVLVAVIASFCIANGVADPEAEADPGFNRGFYNRGFGSHLGGFSSFGHRRWRRSADPEPEATAVADAEPEPEASPSFGHYGFGHRPFGSSFGFHRRWRRSADPEADAEPEPEASPSFGHHGFGHRPFGSSFGFHRRWRRSADPEADAEPEPEASPSFGHHGFGHRPFGSSFGFHRRWRRSADPEPEPEASPSFGHHGFGHRPFGSSFGFHRRWRRSADPEADAEPEPEASPSFGHHGFGHRPFGSSFGFHRRWRRSAEPEPEPHRFYGRPFSGGFHRPYGGFGFSG; via the exons ATGAAGACGCTG GTACTTGTTGCAGTGATTGCCTCTTTCTGCATCGCAAATGGCGTTGCTGACCCAGAGGCAGAAGCTGATCCAGGCTTCAACCGCGGATTCTACAACCGTGGCTTCGGCTCTCATTTGGGAGGATTTTCCTCATTTGGCCACCGACGCTGGAGGCGAAGTGCCGATCCAGAGCCTGAGGCCACAGCCGTAGCTGATGCAGAGCCTGAACCCGAAGCTTCTCCATCTTTCGGTCACTATGGCTTTGGACACAGGCCTTTTGGTTCATCCTTCGGATTCCACAGACGCTGGAGGCGTAGCGCTGATCCAGAGGCTGATGCAGAGCCTGAACCCGAAGCTTCTCCATCTTTCGGACACCATGGCTTTGGACACAGGCCTTTTGGTTCATCCTTCGGATTCCACAGACGCTGGAGGCGTAGCGCTGATCCAGAGGCTGACGCAGAGCCTGAACCCGAAGCTTCTCCATCTTTCGGACACCATGGCTTTGGACACAGGCCTTTTGGTTCATCCTTCGGATTCCACAGACGCTGGAGGCGTAGCGCTGATCCAGAGCCTGAACCCGAAGCTTCTCCATCTTTCGGACACCATGGCTTTGGACACAGGCCTTTTGGTTCATCCTTCGGATTCCACAGACGCTGGAGGCGTAGCGCTGATCCAGAGGCTGATGCAGAGCCTGAACCTGAAGCTTCTCCATCTTTCGGACACCATGGCTTTGGACACAGGCCTTTTGGTTCATCCTTCGGATTCCACAGACGATGGAGGCGAAGTGCAGAACCTGAACCAGAACCCCATAGGTTCTATGGACGTCCTTTCTCTGGGGGTTTCCATAGGCCTTATGGAGGTTTTGGCTTTTCTGGATAA
- the LOC136830092 gene encoding uncharacterized protein, producing MKTLVLVAVIASFCIANGVADPEAEADPGFNRGFYNRGFGSHLGGFSSFGHRRWRRSADPEPEATAVADAEPEPEASPSFGHYGFGHRPFGSSFGFHRRWRRSADPEADAEPEPEASPSFGHHGFGHRPFGSSFGFHRRWRRSADPEADAEPEPEASPSFGHHGFGHRPFGSSFGFHRRWRRSADPEADALIQSLNPKLLHLSDTMALDTGLLVHPSDSTDAGGVALIQRLMQSLNPKLLHLSDTMALDTGLWFILRIPQTMEAKCRT from the exons ATGAAGACGCTG GTACTTGTTGCAGTGATTGCCTCTTTCTGCATCGCAAATGGCGTTGCTGACCCAGAGGCAGAAGCTGATCCAGGCTTCAACCGCGGATTCTACAACCGTGGCTTTGGCTCTCATTTGGGAGGATTTTCCTCATTTGGCCACCGACGCTGGAGGCGAAGTGCCGATCCAGAGCCTGAGGCCACAGCCGTAGCTGATGCAGAGCCTGAACCCGAAGCTTCTCCATCTTTCGGTCACTATGGCTTTGGACACAGGCCTTTTGGTTCATCCTTCGGATTCCACAGACGCTGGAGGCGTAGCGCTGATCCAGAGGCTGATGCAGAGCCTGAACCCGAAGCTTCTCCATCTTTCGGACACCATGGCTTTGGACACAGGCCTTTTGGTTCATCCTTCGGATTCCACAGACGCTGGAGGCGTAGCGCTGATCCAGAGGCTGATGCAGAGCCTGAACCCGAAGCTTCTCCATCTTTCGGACACCATGGCTTTGGACACAGGCCTTTTGGTTCATCCTTCGGATTCCACAGACGCTGGAGGCGTAGCGCTGATCCAGAGGCTGATGCGCTGATCCAGAGCCTGAACCCGAAGCTTCTCCATCTTTCGGACACCATGGCTTTGGACACAGGCCTTTTGGTTCATCCTTCGGATTCCACAGACGCTGGAGGCGTAGCGCTGATCCAGAGGCTGATGCAGAGCCTGAACCCGAAGCTTCTCCATCTTTCGGACACCATGGCTTTGGACACAGGCCTTTGGTTCATCCTTCGGATTCCACAGACGATGGAGGCGAAGTGCAGAACCTGA
- the LOC136830124 gene encoding uncharacterized protein yields MQSLNPKLLHLSVTMALDTGLGSSFGFHRRWRRSADPEADAEPEPEASPSFGHHGFGHRPFGSSFGFHRRWRRSADPEADAEPEPEASPSFGHHGFGHRPFGSSFGFHRRWRRSADPDPEPEPEASPSFGHHGFGHRPFGSSFGFHRRWRRSADPEADAEPEPEASPSFGHHGFGHRPFGSSFGFHRRWRRSAEPEPEPHRFYGRPFSGGFHRPYGGFGFSG; encoded by the coding sequence ATGCAGAGCCTGAACCCGAAGCTTCTCCATCTTTCGGTCACTATGGCTTTGGACACAGGCCTTGGTTCATCCTTCGGATTCCACAGACGCTGGAGGCGTAGCGCTGATCCAGAGGCTGATGCAGAGCCTGAACCCGAAGCTTCTCCATCTTTCGGACACCATGGCTTTGGACACAGGCCTTTTGGTTCATCCTTCGGATTCCACAGACGCTGGAGGCGTAGCGCTGATCCAGAGGCTGATGCAGAGCCTGAACCCGAAGCTTCTCCATCTTTCGGACACCATGGCTTTGGACACAGGCCTTTTGGTTCATCCTTCGGATTCCACAGACGCTGGAGGCGTAGCGCTGATCCAGATCCAGAGCCTGAACCCGAAGCTTCTCCATCTTTCGGACACCATGGCTTTGGACACAGGCCTTTTGGTTCATCCTTCGGATTCCACAGACGCTGGAGGCGTAGCGCTGATCCAGAGGCTGATGCAGAGCCTGAACCTGAAGCTTCTCCATCTTTCGGACACCATGGCTTTGGACACAGGCCTTTTGGTTCATCCTTCGGATTCCACAGACGATGGAGGCGAAGTGCAGAACCTGAACCAGAACCCCATAGGTTCTACGGACGTCCTTTCTCTGGGGGTTTCCATAGGCCTTATGGAGGTTTTGGCTTTTCTGGATAA
- the LOC136830103 gene encoding uncharacterized protein — MKTLVLVAVIASFCIANGVADPEAEADPGFNRGFYNGGFGSHLGGFSSFGHRRWRRSADPEPEATAVADAEPEPEASPSFGRYGFGHKPFGSSFGFHRRWRRSADPEADAEPEPEASPSFGHHGFGHRPFGSSFGFHRRWRRSADPEADAEPEPEASPSFGHHGFGHRPFGSSFGFHRRWRRSADPEAEASPSFGHHGFGHRPFGSSFGFHRRWRRSADPEPEPEASPSFGHHGFGHRPFGSSFDSTDAGGVALIQRLMQSLNLKLLHLSDTMALDTGLLAHPSDSTDDGGEVQNLNQKPIGSTDVLSLEVSIGLTEVSAFLDKIFKIYKYMCNFGLALFITQTRKNDINNFMCFRLS; from the exons ATGAAGACGCTG gtaCTCGTTGCTGTGATTGCCTCTTTCTGCATCGCAAATGGCGTTGCTGACCCAGAGGCAGAAGCTGATCCAGGCTTCAATCGCGGATTCTACAATGGTGGCTTTGGCTCTCATTTGGGAGGATTTTCCTCATTTGGCCACCGACGCTGGAGGCGAAGTGCCGATCCAGAGCCTGAGGCCACAGCTGTAGCTGATGCAGAGCCTGAACCCGAAGCTTCTCCATCTTTCGGACGCTATGGCTTTGGACACAAGCCTTTTGGTTCATCCTTCGGATTCCACAGACGCTGGAGGCGTAGCGCTGATCCAGAGGCTGATGCAGAGCCTGAACCCGAAGCTTCTCCATCTTTCGGACACCATGGCTTTGGACACAGGCCTTTTGGTTCATCCTTCGGATTCCACAGACGCTGGAGGCGTAGCGCTGATCCAGAGGCTGATGCAGAGCCTGAACCTGAAGCTTCTCCATCTTTCGGACACCATGGCTTTGGACACAGGCCTTTTGGTTCATCCTTCGGATTCCACAGACGCTGGAGGCGTAGCGCTGATCCAGAGGCTGAAGCTTCTCCATCTTTCGGACACCATGGCTTTGGACACAGGCCTTTTGGTTCATCCTTCGGATTCCACAGACGCTGGAGGCGTAGCGCTGATCCAGAGCCTGAACCCGAAGCTTCTCCATCTTTCGGACACCATGGCTTTGGACACAGGCCTTTTGGTTCATCCTTCGATTCCACAGACGCTGGAGGCGTGGCGCTGATCCAGAGGCTGATGCAGAGCCTGAACCTGAAGCTTCTCCATCTTTCGGACACCATGGCTTTGGACACAGGCCTTTTGGCTCATCCTTCGGATTCCACAGACGATGGAGGCGAAGTGCAGAACCTGAACCAGAAGCCCATAGGTTCTACGGACGTCCTTTCTCTGGAGGTTTCCATAGGCCTTACGGAGGTTTCGGCTTTTCTGgataagattttcaaaatatacaaatacatgtgtAACTTTGGGCTTGCCCTCTTCATAACTCAGACACGgaagaatgatattaataatttcatgtgTTTCAGGCTGTCATAA